TCTCCCccattgtttgtttacaaattattacaggacTGGATAATGAATGCAATTACAAACATTACACAAAGGAATAACTACAGGCCTGGAAGCAGACATAGACAAAATAACTCAGTATCGACTGGGCCTTCAACAGACTTCTTTTAATATGAATAGCAGGCCCGGACCCAAACATATCTCAAATAGTAGAGCACGTCTGCTTGCACGGTGCAAAGGTCACACAGGAACTCATACCAAACCCAACAGTTACAGATCATCTTCTTGACCAAACATATTAATGGAACACATATGAAAACAATCCTGAAGCATTGCTTCATAGAGGTAGGATTATATGACAACTATTTGGATTCATGTAGAACACATTGATGTTTCATAAGCAAAGCGACATAATTGATTGAgtcaaaaacataaaataaaaaaaaaatagggaaGTCAGCAGGACTCATCTTCAACAAGGGAAGTTGTACACATGGGGAAACATAAGTTCACGCGTGAGCAATTACTCAACAAAAGAATAGGAGTAGCATGCTAAACACAGTCAAACACTAGGAAACTTCATAGGCATGTCTACTTAGGACGGCCACATACAATGCCAAGTTTCAGAAATCAAGCATAAGGCATGATCTAGAATTAGTCAAGGCTTTAGCTAAGAGACTTATCACGGGAACATGGCATAGTCATAGACAAGCACAAGTGGGGGATACAATATAATGTCTAACATGAAAGCCTAGTTAGAGTAGCACGGCATAACTGGTTCATGATCAAGTACTAAGTTGAATGAGACAACTTTAACATGTTGAGTATCAATTATAATACCAAAGTTCAGAAACAATATCAGAACTCATGATAGGTGAAAATATATCAACTCCAGATTAACAGGACACTGAATCTCAATTACATATAGGAGAAGGGGCTAGATATTGCATCTCCTTCAAAAAGGTACTAGGCAATGTTAAAGAGTAGTGGATTGAACAAATCAGGGAGCACATCTTAAGTTGAAAGAAAGCATGTTTGGCTAATCAACAGGATCAAGAGACAACTCTAGGAAAGCATTAAGTTATACCTAAACAATTTAATAGGAATTAAGACATATTTTAGGTATAAATTAGTTTATCAAATGAATCCTGAACAGGGTAGAAGATAAACTCAGTACAAGAAGTAGATGTAAGCATTCAGACACACACAAACACAGCAGGCTAGACATGCCTAAGAAAACTAGAATCAGAGTTAGAATTTAGGCTAGTTCAGATGCTAGAAATATATAGGACCACGAGAATAATTTTAGAGCAAATAGGACTGCAAACAGCGATGCCATAGTAGTATATTGATTTACAAAAGTCTCAATGTCATAGACATACAGAACAAATAACACAAACGAATAGAGAGTCAAACCGCAAAGGCCAAAGGCACTTACAAGTTACAAATTAATGAACAAGTAAATGAGAAGACCAATTTCCAGAGGTAATCCAATTAACAGTAGCAAAGAGCAGAAGAATCCCAAAATCCCATTGCATCATagttcccaagggtttcgaaTGAACcacgggcaatgctcacactaagAAAGAACACAATCGAATTCGAATGGCCTTGGCCTTCAGCCGGCCCAGGTCTCTGATTTCAGAGTATATTGAGTGAGAACGAGAAAATAATATTCATTAAGGTTTTTTTTCCAAGGAAATCAGGggagggggtttatatagtagtagaaattgaacgaacaaacatgaaaaatagtcaatcaaataaggaaagaaaatatcaaatgCAATCACTAATAGAACTAATGAAAGTGAAATTGGAGTTCAAACCCTAAGTGGGTCCAACAAATTATAAATCGAACCAAAAATGCAAAATTATTCCTCGCTGAGTGTATATAGACGAGATTTGTGTGATTAATTGTAaagtataggctattattgcaaaattatgtaaaataactttaaaatacaaatataattatataaaaacaaaggctGATATTATGAGACATATTTGTGGatacaaataaatatttttggatgattaagtcatcacaaaataatttaaggggtaattaatgcatattcaagtaatttaaatgcaaaaaaatcaattttaaagccttAAAAATTATAAACATTAGAGTAAATACTTGTATAACTCTTGTAGattaagtaatgatgcaaaaataatattttaaaagtatatatattatttgaaaaatatgagggcaaaatagggtatcaacaactgcccctctttaccggGGAATGATGAAAGTATTgttgggtaaagaaaatgatgacaaATTTTGTCCGAATTGAGTGAGGAATGATGTGTTTTGAAAAAATGGGAGTcgaaccctggttcttgagttgcttACACATCCCTAGTGTTACGGGAATCATGTCGTGTGTAGTTTTGGATCCAGTAGagaacgaaaccgatggagttgttatacgAGTGGTCATATGCTTCGAAAAGGATCTTTTGGGTAGGATGGTGTCTTAAGTAATAGATAGGATCTATGAATGCGAATTTGAACGTTACGTATATATCATGGAAATATTTGAACTGTTATAGAACAAAGGGTAATCAATCGTTGATCATCGGTTACATTTGAGTTGATCGAAGGATGTGAACATTGTGAACAGAAACCGGAGCGAGAATTGCTTATATTTGTATAACggttacctcccgagttacctgcaaaacttaaaacatggtgcatgcgaatatatatgggttattgcgaaaatttaaacatgatgcaaattccctttagaCCATGAAGGTTGCcttcggacgatgaggatgatgtccttacaCCATGATGTCCCGGGCCATAAagtgtatgataaaggattcaccagccatggaatggtgtcctcgggccatgaagatggttcctctagactatgatgcctttgaataatgatatgcattTTTTAGAGATACTCCGTCCATGGCATGATATCTTCAGGCTATAAGGATGATTCTCTCAAACTATGACGCATTCAGACAATATGGCAatatttcagcctatgagatgcaaATATGCGATGATACCGATTGTTTCATAGAAGAAACAGGTAATGCTTAGTCATATGCTAGAACGAGATGAGACAAGGTTTAGTCTTCTATGAGATGAGGGAATTTTTTCGCCCGATGCGAAAagtagagacaatgcttagtatcatgcaagaaaaggcaattcctagccttatgcaataatgtgGGCAATGTTTAGCCTCGTGCGGGTAATGGAGATAATGTTAAGTCTTATGCAAAGAAAGAaagtgcttagacttatgcaatgaTGAGGAaatgtttagccctatgcaaggagtggagacaatgcttagtctcatgcaaggaaaggagacaatgcttaatgTCATGCAAGGAAatgaaatgcttagccttatgaaataatggaggaaatgcttagcctcatgcaagaaatgaAGACAatatttagtctcatgcaaagaaaggcagtgcttagccgtaTGCAatgtggagacaatgcttagtctcatgtaaagaatggagacagtgcttagtcacatgcaaggaaaggcagtgcttagacttgtgcaataatggaggcaatacttaacctcatgcaaggaatggagacagtgtttagtctcatgaaAAGAAAGTCAGTGCTTCGCAAGCagcgcttagcctcatgcaactaaaggagacaatgcttagtctcatgcaaggaaaggtcGTACTTAGACTTGTGCAATAATGGAGgaaaggcttagcctcatgcaaggaatggagattGTGGAGAttgtgtttagtctcatgcaaagaaaggcagtgcttagccttatgcagtgtgGAGGCAGTGCCTAGCCTCATGCgaagaatggagacaatgcttagtctcgtacAAAGAAagtcagtgcttagccttatgcagtatggaggcagtgcttagaaACAATGGCTCGCTCCTTATGTTTTATGACATTTGCAGTCTTGGCAATGATGCTCTTTGTTGCCTATGGTTTGTCTCTATTTATTCCTCTAAAAccccataaaaataataaaatataatttataatataacTCTATTTCTTGCTATCCAATCACTTAATTACGCAAGTCTTCTTTTAagcaaaataaatataaattatatctGCATGACTAGTTTTGAATTATGCTAATGAACATATATAAAGTTACACTTCTTATATTTTTTCAAGTACATTGTGTTTTGATTACCGCATAAATTTTCCAGTATGGTCATCTTTTTTTGATGCATTTGCTGTTAGAGTAACTAATTAATCTGTAGTATACGTCTGGCGGCTTTGAAAATTCCTGAAAAAATGTACATGTTTGCATTAGTTCTttcaaaatagtacaattaaGAACAATATATTTCTTTAGAAAAAAAAGTACACAAAGCATGCCGTATTCATGCAGGGTCCGAAGAAGGACTGCACCCcaaagggtgtgatgtagacaacttACTCTAAGATAAGCATTAATGACTGTTTCAACTGCTTTCACGGACTCGAACCTGTTgatccaaggctccccttcattaATATATTTCTTTAAGAACCGTGAATTTATTCATGTTTAAAAGCTTTCTTTCAATTCCATCTTTTCTTTTGATCTAACATTTGATAGTAAATGTGAATGATTGTAGAGGTGCAAGCTAGAGATTGCAAAGCAGAAAGCAATACATTCCCTGGATTATGCATTACCAAACCACCATGCCTAGAAGCTTGTATCAGTGAGGGATTTACTGATGGAAAATGTAGCAAAATCCTCAGAAGGTGCATTTGCCATAAGCCATGTGTATTTGATGAGAAGATGGCTAAAACTGGAGCTGAAACTTTGGCTGAGGAAGCAAAAACGTTGGCTGCAGCTTTGCTTGAAGAAGAGATAATGGATAACTAATTAGAGATTAGAGGAAAGGATTAATTCAGTGTCACACATAATAAAGTTGCTGCCTTTCTTAAAAGGTAGTATTGGCTTTTAGTAGCCTTTGGTTACCCTAAAATAAGTGTGGCACGTCAATACTTTTTGGATCCTGTACAAAGTTTATGTATGTTTTAATGAAAAATGATCTTGTAAGATCATTGCAATCCCATTATATTCCAAGCACAAAACTTCATTATTTTCTTGCTCCTTATTGAGAGGCGATGAAAAATAGAAAACCTTTTTTTTTCAAGAACCACCTTATCTTGACCCCTACCTACATATATCACAAAAGAAGAGAACATGGAAGATGACATAAAACTTTGCTTCCAATACAAAGTGATGGTAGAATGAAAATTTGCAACTGAATTGTACCAAAAGGAAAGCTGCTGAGGACGACTTTTCCTTTACAATTTGATAAAAGTGAGCTATAGGCTATACGACTATCATGTTATAACTATCCATAATCAAAAGTGAAATTCGTTGGTTTCCTTTAATCCGAAAGTTGGGTAAATCATCAATATCATTCTTCAAAAGTTTTTAGCTACCAAAGGAAGAGCTAAATCCTGTGTGAAGAATAAATTATGCTTTCTATGCTCTCCCATGTTAGCAAGAAAGCTATACAGTTAACTTTTCTATGACAGTGCTGAAACAAAAAATTGCCCAGAGCCATCAACTCCATCATAGAAAATAGAAGACTTACCCTAAATAGTTGTCCGTCCAACAGCTGAAACTAAAACATTTTCTGTGAGACTTGTTCATATACCCAATAATCTCCCTATTGAATTAAGTTTTACATGACTCATCATCATTCATGGGCTAATTTGGAGATTAACAGTGTCACCCACATGATCCGAATATTTTGGTCAATGTGAGCACCTAATGTTTAATTATATTTGAATCTTCTATCACTTTTTGTATTTAATATTTTCTAGgtttaatcttgatattttaacttttatattatttttattagtagGCTTTATTAGAGAATATGTAATATTTTTAAAAGTCTACTACATAGAGGGCGGGAGAATTTATTTTAATCACGGACCAAATCTAATAAAATTATCTGCTACTTTCCCTAAACTATTTCCTTGTTCCATCACCCACCTACTACACTATTCACGTGTCACATCCCACTCCCCTTTCACTATTCTCTTGTCTCATCACCGACCTACTACACTATTTACGTGTCACATCTCACTCTCTTTTTACTCTTTCCTTGTCTCATCACCCTCTTCCTACcctcttcttctcttattttttattatttaaacacCCTCAAAGACAGCCCTTCTTCGTCCAGAGCTAGCCAAGAAACACTTTCTTACTCCTTCAAAACACCATTGTTTTCAGTCCAAAAACTCCTTCAAACCAGCTCAAAAATGAGCTGAAAATAGTCCCAAAAATTGTCACCCATCaacaaccaaaaccaacaataaaTCAGCTGCAAAATCCATCCCCAAACTAGCCCCAGAAACGCTGAAAACAACTACCCAAACACcgacaaaatagtcccaaaatgatCAAAACCAGCAGCTCAAATCGCTGCCATTTTCGCCGAGAAAACAGCTCCAAAATCACCCATTAATCCCGTTGCTCGAGGTCATCGCCGACGACTCTCCTATTCGAACTTCGGTCACGGTTCAATTTTCAGATAATTTTTTATCGGAGCTTACTGTTGCACGTTCATTTGGAACAGAGCATTTGATGTACTGTTGTTTGCTTTGGGGTGCTCCATTATTCATTTCTCAAAGAAATTTGCTACAGTGAAAGGTGTTTAGATTAGTTGGATAATCAAAACTTATTTTCTGATATTTATGGGCCAATTGATCCACCGTAAGCCCAACAACAATAATCAATGGGGCATGACACCTTTAAGAAGAATTTGATCTAATTAGTCTTAATGTATCAAAGTCCACCCAAGTTTAAATTCCATAATCTATGACTTTCGCACGAAATACCAAACAAGTTTATGAAAACTAATTAACTCTTGAATACGTTACAATACTTTAGGCACACTCTTAATTACTCAAAtcattgtgattatgtatacgttcgcctAACATAACTACGATtcccaaaataaatcaaagtatGTGTTAGCGCGACTTTGGCCaaacaatcttaataataataaaagtgttaTCAATTGGGTACACGCACGCGTTACATGCTTTTTAATGCGCCAAACAAAATGGGTACAtgtacgcgtgactcgtttcaagataattccttaattatgaataatcaagcaataaaagcggatagataaaacataaaaaccaataaatcacagtttgtccaaaattagttaaagccaaatgtagtcaataaagcgattGTGCTACTATGGGATTCGGGGAataccttacaccttctccccagtcaacataattccttacccggacctTGTCTTCCCAgatcaataataatagagtcaaatcttcctttgactagggattcaaataaaagttgaCTTGGAATACCCAAAAATCAATTTCGAGTGGCGACTctaaacaataaaataatccctatttcaaaattCTCACTTCAATCGGAAAAACTACTTAACCCATAATTCACAGCATATATATCTTTTAGTGTAAAAAGAgtgtgtgacaactctggcgactctgctggggacttcaagaatttgagcttgttcattgactttatttggctttattattttttgtatatattgtgatttatttaggcttaatgtgctacttgtccattttttaccgctttgatattgttgaactgtacatataaattatcTTCTCATGCAactcctcccctcccccccccccctcccccgagTCTTCTGAATATAATCTTGAGAATCGCGGATACACGCTCCATTCCTTTTTGAGAAAAATCTGGTGGGCCTGGGCTCCCGATGAAAGATTATTAGTTACCCATGTTTAAGAACGGAGAGGGTCCAGTAGTTAAGCTGGAAAAGTATTGCTCCCGGTATGCTACCCCTtcccaactcgagttgtccgctcgtttTATGGACAATCTAGATACACCTCATCTCCATCAGGATTTAAACCTAAAATAACAAGCCTTATGCCAGATATCCCTAATAGGTTCGCTTAATTTATATTATGTGCATTTGAATTAGCAGCGCTCAACACAGGAGTCGAGTTCTGTTTTACGACAGGTACCTTGTTGAGACCAATATGTTCATGTTATGTGCTATCTGTTGCATTAATTGggaggcttgcatgttgaccgactttagGATAAATCAGTTGAATGAACAAGAGAGAAATTCTCCGATTTTTGTACAAATGTCcgttaaaagaagaaaaaaaataaaaaatcaaataaaataaggGGACGATGTGGTCTAGTTCTATGGTTTTAAGCattaattttcataaatcaaAAGAAAACATAGTCGTTTTAACCGAACtatgcaggtctgattctcaccggatgtgagatacgtatgcAAACCttatcggttccggcccccaatttccaaaaatacaaaaatattttcctttaactccttctttaaaagtctttccttagaaaatcccaaataaatatttttttaaaaccaaaaatattttcttagaagTTTTTCATTcgaaaaacaaaatcaaatcaaaatccaaaaatatttttttccttctttaggagtctttctccc
The Nicotiana tabacum cultivar K326 unplaced genomic scaffold, ASM71507v2 Un00032, whole genome shotgun sequence genome window above contains:
- the LOC107830314 gene encoding flower-specific defensin-like; its protein translation is MARSLCFMTFAVLAMMLFVAYEVQARDCKAESNTFPGLCITKPPCLEACISEGFTDGKCSKILRRCICHKPCVFDEKMAKTGAETLAEEAKTLAAALLEEEIMDN